The following are encoded together in the Sulfurirhabdus autotrophica genome:
- a CDS encoding DUF4328 domain-containing protein: MNQKKLGNAKNLLFIALGIDMVVNALGAISDIWMIGVFNDIRFGVSTANQSTISSLEFGEMMTNIMLLTLVGVGLALLHWLGACYVYAKETLKANGFAHEGWKTWGWILPFINVFKPYQVLSEIYKVGSTDYIGGDAWKRTSGSRSLLIWWYFWVVTHMIMLGIGKQQVLMGLNSEAPTLVQIIGMYYMSITVCVISFIVSALWFVVAGNLTKRLLNSSTRATVLEAPIVSPPSYVEMAPSVAKLSSEALKITKITIVERIRPKRSLLIAALFGTTFFLLLFANGYLDAQRFVAENSLENQVFKYYDRHLTQNKGNHNHTEDKIASDTPPNLLLNKRNGFYLTDEDITGLSSRCTERVVQVINNFKNAKGSTTIPSDVLRQLLADKECSFYEPKIADYLSLGKYTLDALVATALAFALCLLAFWVLTYSHLGWRRIAVIFGPLCGVGFIVLMIDSYETKPFAPFIIAIAVAIASSGAIVIGRETYLWVWRGFGKNRSAEKGSSLFCKKCGTEAVADAKFCNSCGGVLNQAD; this comes from the coding sequence ATGAACCAAAAAAAACTCGGTAATGCGAAAAACCTCCTTTTTATAGCTTTAGGTATCGACATGGTTGTCAACGCCTTGGGGGCAATATCTGACATCTGGATGATTGGAGTTTTCAATGACATCCGTTTTGGGGTTTCCACCGCTAATCAATCCACGATTAGCTCCCTTGAGTTTGGGGAGATGATGACCAACATCATGCTATTGACGCTGGTTGGTGTTGGCCTGGCACTATTGCACTGGTTGGGGGCGTGCTACGTGTATGCTAAGGAAACCTTGAAAGCGAATGGTTTCGCGCACGAAGGTTGGAAAACATGGGGCTGGATATTGCCCTTCATAAACGTATTTAAACCCTACCAGGTACTCAGCGAAATCTACAAAGTTGGATCGACTGACTATATTGGAGGCGATGCGTGGAAAAGAACATCCGGATCGAGGTCACTCCTTATCTGGTGGTACTTTTGGGTTGTCACGCATATGATCATGTTGGGCATTGGGAAGCAACAAGTGTTAATGGGTTTGAACTCAGAGGCGCCCACTTTGGTCCAGATCATTGGTATGTACTACATGAGCATTACAGTTTGCGTGATCTCTTTCATTGTTTCGGCCCTCTGGTTTGTTGTGGCTGGAAACCTCACGAAGCGGCTGCTCAATAGTTCGACCCGCGCGACGGTTTTGGAAGCGCCAATTGTTTCTCCGCCCTCCTATGTCGAAATGGCTCCAAGTGTGGCCAAGCTCTCCAGTGAGGCTTTAAAGATCACCAAAATTACTATAGTTGAGCGGATTAGGCCAAAACGTTCACTCCTGATAGCAGCTTTGTTTGGCACAACTTTTTTTCTTCTCTTATTCGCCAACGGTTACCTTGATGCCCAAAGGTTTGTTGCAGAAAACAGCCTCGAGAACCAGGTGTTCAAGTATTACGACCGGCACCTCACGCAAAACAAAGGCAACCACAACCATACAGAAGATAAGATTGCATCGGATACACCGCCCAACCTTTTGCTAAACAAGCGCAATGGTTTTTACCTTACCGATGAAGACATTACTGGACTTTCATCGCGATGCACAGAGCGAGTGGTACAAGTTATCAATAACTTTAAGAACGCAAAAGGAAGCACGACGATTCCATCAGACGTGCTACGCCAGTTGCTTGCTGATAAGGAATGCAGCTTTTACGAACCAAAGATTGCAGATTACCTTTCTTTAGGTAAGTACACGCTAGACGCTCTGGTAGCAACTGCTCTTGCGTTTGCCCTGTGTTTGTTAGCCTTTTGGGTTCTAACATATTCTCATCTCGGGTGGCGGCGCATTGCTGTTATTTTCGGCCCCCTATGCGGAGTTGGGTTTATCGTTCTAATGATCGATAGTTATGAAACGAAGCCATTCGCCCCTTTCATTATTGCAATAGCGGTTGCCATCGCATCCTCAGGAGCCATTGTTATCGGGCGAGAGACCTATTTATGGGTGTGGCGAGGATTCGGCAAAAATAGAAGCGCAGAAAAGGGAAGTTCTTTGTTCTGTAAAAAATGTGGCACTGAGGCTGTTGCAGATGCAAAATTCTGCAATAGTTGCGGAGGAGTGCTAAATCAAGCTGATTGA